TTCGGAGCCTGCCCCTGACGGCCGGCTCCGAGGGACCTACCCTCATCTCTCGTGCAGTTCCGCACCTCCATTGCTGTCGGTGCGTTCGTGGCACACGATCATCGGCATAGCGCACAACGATCATGTCGCCGGATGCTTCACGACGTCGCCAGCGCTTGGCCCACAGGTCGATGACGTAGTGCAGGTAGATGTTGGCGAGGAGCGGTGAGGTTACCGAGCCCTGACCAGTGCCCCTGTCATCGATGATCACGACTCCGTCTTCGAGGATGCCCGCCCTCAGCCATTTCTGGATCAGGCGGATGATGCGCTTGTCGCCGACCCGATGCTTCAAGAAGCGGACCAGCCATTCCTGGCTGACCGCCCTAAAGAAGTTTTGGATGTCGGCATCCATGATCCAGTTCACCCTCCGCTCGCTGATCGCGACGGACAAGGCATCCAACGCATCGTGCGGACCCCGTCCGGGTCGGAACCCGTATGAGAAACCGCAGAAGTCACCTTCGTAGATCGCGTTGAGCACCATGACCGTTGCACCTTGGACGATTTTATCTTCCAGGGCTGCGATCGCCAGCGGCCGCCGCTTTCCATCCGCCTTCGGTATGAACGTCCGGCGAGATGGTTGCGGTTGGTACATTCCCCCGTGAACTCGTGCTTGCAGGCCCCTGAGCCGAGGCTCAAGGTCTGCCTCATAGTCCTGCCATGTTATGCCATCCACGCCAGCGGCAGCTTTGCGACTGAGCGCGTAGAATGCCGTTCGAAGTGCATCGACATTGATGTGGTGGAGAAGTGCGGTGAACCGTTCCTTTTTCTTTAGCCTTGCGACTTTCCGTACGCGATCCAGCGACTGGGACATGCGCGCCCGGCTCTGTGTCCGGTGCATGCGTTGCTGATCCGCGTTCCCCTTGGTCCCCGGCCTTGGCTCCACCAACTCCGCTACCGGCAACCCGGTTTTGTTCGTCGGCTTCATAGCTACTATGCCGAAGTCCCAGACTTCTCCGTGTCGTGCATCAGCGGCGACGGCTCCTCGCCTTCCCGCTGCGGACCATGTACCCAAAAGGGGTCATGGCCGACCGGAGATCTCCCGGTTCCCGTACAAGGAGCTTCCATACATGCCAGGGTCTGCGACCACGCCGGGCCAGACGGATGCTCGCGATTGCGCACCCGCCCGTGTCGCCTTCCGCACAGTTGACGGCGTCGGCACCCGGGATAACACTCTTACGCGGCTCAATGGCTGGCCTGTATGCTCTCCTACCGACGCTTCGCCCACACCCTCG
The DNA window shown above is from Rhizobium favelukesii and carries:
- a CDS encoding reverse transcriptase domain-containing protein, whose translation is MKPTNKTGLPVAELVEPRPGTKGNADQQRMHRTQSRARMSQSLDRVRKVARLKKKERFTALLHHINVDALRTAFYALSRKAAAGVDGITWQDYEADLEPRLRGLQARVHGGMYQPQPSRRTFIPKADGKRRPLAIAALEDKIVQGATVMVLNAIYEGDFCGFSYGFRPGRGPHDALDALSVAISERRVNWIMDADIQNFFRAVSQEWLVRFLKHRVGDKRIIRLIQKWLRAGILEDGVVIIDDRGTGQGSVTSPLLANIYLHYVIDLWAKRWRRREASGDMIVVRYADDRVPRTHRQQWRCGTAREMRVGPSEPAVRGRLR